The Sphingomicrobium sp. genome has a window encoding:
- the dprA gene encoding DNA-processing protein DprA has translation MGPVTFRQLIARFGTASAALAAVPDLARRGGGKPPVLRSRDDAEREIARVEKLGARYLALGQGLYPRLLAELEDAPPLLVAKGDVQLLDRQAVAIVGARNASAAACRFARGLAHDLGQEGLVVVSGLARGIDSAAHDGALASGTVGVIAGGVDVFYPPENQARQEAMFERGLVIAEMPPGTEPRARHFPYRNRIIAGIASGTVVVEAAPRSGSLITARLAAEAGREVLAVPGSPLDPRAQGCNQLIRDGATLIQNAADVAEAIRPYAAQVRSTAAPFDHAAPDLVESDDVLAAVESLLGPSPAPVDEIIRLSGASSGAVQMALLELDLAGRLDRHAGGKVSLREA, from the coding sequence ATTGGGCCGGTGACCTTCCGCCAGCTGATCGCCCGCTTCGGCACAGCCTCGGCAGCGCTCGCCGCCGTTCCCGACCTTGCGCGCCGAGGTGGGGGAAAGCCGCCGGTGCTGCGCTCGCGAGACGATGCGGAGCGCGAGATTGCGCGGGTCGAGAAGCTCGGCGCCCGTTACCTCGCGCTCGGGCAGGGGCTCTACCCGCGGCTGCTCGCCGAGCTGGAGGACGCGCCGCCGCTGCTGGTAGCGAAGGGCGACGTCCAGCTGCTCGACCGTCAGGCGGTGGCCATTGTCGGCGCCCGCAATGCTTCCGCGGCTGCCTGCCGCTTCGCCCGCGGCCTCGCCCATGATCTCGGGCAGGAAGGGCTGGTCGTGGTGTCCGGCTTGGCGCGCGGGATCGACAGCGCCGCGCATGACGGCGCGCTCGCCAGCGGCACCGTCGGCGTGATCGCAGGCGGCGTCGATGTCTTCTACCCGCCGGAAAATCAGGCGCGGCAGGAGGCAATGTTTGAACGCGGCCTGGTGATTGCCGAAATGCCGCCGGGGACCGAACCGCGTGCGCGCCACTTCCCCTATCGCAACCGGATCATCGCCGGCATCGCCAGCGGCACGGTAGTGGTCGAAGCGGCGCCGCGTTCAGGCTCGCTCATAACGGCGCGCCTCGCGGCAGAGGCGGGGCGCGAGGTGCTGGCGGTGCCAGGCTCGCCGCTCGACCCGCGGGCGCAGGGCTGCAACCAGCTGATCCGCGACGGCGCGACCCTGATCCAGAATGCGGCGGACGTGGCCGAAGCGATCCGTCCCTATGCCGCCCAGGTGCGCTCGACGGCGGCACCCTTCGATCATGCGGCCCCCGACCTTGTGGAGAGCGATGACGTGCTGGCAGCGGTGGAAAGCCTGCTCGGCCCGTCGCCGGCGCCCGTCGATGAGATCATTCGCTTGTCGGGTGCAAGCTCGGGCGCGGTGCAGATGGCGCTCCTCGAACTGGACCTTGCCGGAAGGCTTGACCGGCACGCCGGCGGGAAGGTGAGCCTGCGAGAAGCTTGA
- the rpiB gene encoding ribose 5-phosphate isomerase B has protein sequence MRIALAADHAGYVLKDELAGWLRDQGHEVTDLGTNSADSVDYPQYGAMLARAVAAGQANRGIAVCGSGIGISIAVNREPKCRCARVDDPVSAALAREHNDANVLALGARLIGSDMAKACVTAFLGAEFAGGRHQRRVDQLSQSLQESD, from the coding sequence ATGCGCATCGCTCTTGCCGCCGATCACGCCGGGTACGTCCTGAAGGACGAGCTTGCCGGCTGGCTGCGCGACCAGGGGCATGAAGTGACCGACCTCGGCACCAACAGCGCCGATAGCGTCGACTACCCGCAATATGGGGCGATGCTGGCCAGAGCGGTCGCTGCCGGCCAAGCCAACCGCGGCATTGCCGTCTGCGGCTCCGGTATCGGCATTTCGATCGCCGTAAACCGCGAGCCCAAATGCCGCTGCGCGCGCGTCGATGATCCGGTCTCGGCGGCGCTTGCCCGCGAGCATAACGACGCCAACGTCCTCGCCCTCGGGGCACGGCTGATCGGCAGCGACATGGCGAAGGCTTGCGTGACCGCCTTCCTCGGTGCCGAGTTCGCCGGAGGCCGGCACCAGCGCCGCGTCGACCAACTTTCACAATCACTGCAGGAATCCGACTGA
- the plsY gene encoding glycerol-3-phosphate 1-O-acyltransferase PlsY, with translation MTREMLFALALGYLLGSIPFGLILTRFTGRGDVRKIGSGNIGATNVLRTGSKPLAAMTLILDMLKATVAIAAARLLFGYEAQPFAAAGAFIGHLYPVWLGFRGGKGVATLLGVLIALLWPAALIYAAIWILLLLTIRISSVAGMTAAISAPIAALLLDPRYFTLLLGFALLVLWKHRENILRLRKGTEPRIGSKTSSTA, from the coding sequence ATGACCCGGGAGATGCTCTTCGCGCTGGCGCTCGGCTATTTGCTCGGGTCGATCCCCTTTGGGCTGATCCTGACGCGGTTCACTGGGCGCGGCGACGTCCGCAAGATCGGGTCGGGTAATATCGGCGCGACCAACGTGTTGCGCACCGGCAGCAAGCCGCTGGCGGCGATGACTCTGATCCTCGACATGCTCAAGGCTACGGTCGCGATCGCCGCCGCGCGACTCCTCTTCGGTTATGAAGCGCAGCCCTTCGCAGCGGCCGGCGCATTCATCGGGCACCTTTATCCGGTCTGGCTTGGCTTCCGGGGCGGCAAGGGCGTCGCCACGCTCCTCGGCGTTCTGATCGCGCTGCTGTGGCCGGCTGCGCTCATCTACGCCGCCATCTGGATCCTCCTGCTGCTGACGATCCGAATCTCGTCAGTCGCGGGAATGACGGCCGCGATCAGCGCGCCAATCGCCGCACTTCTACTCGACCCTCGCTACTTCACCCTGCTGCTCGGTTTCGCTTTGCTCGTCCTCTGGAAGCATCGCGAGAACATCCTCCGCCTTCGGAAAGGAACCGAGCCACGCATAGGATCGAAGACCTCGTCGACCGCCTGA
- the murI gene encoding glutamate racemase — protein sequence MDPASPILFFDSGVGGLSVLRPTLDLLPTAPIVYAADSAGFPYGKRSEAEIASRVPALLGRLVERFQPRLAVIACNTASTIALDHVRSALDVPVVGTVPAIKPAAEMSKSRVIGVLGTEATVRQPYVDDLAAQFASDCTIVRHGSPELVELAEAKLGGDEVGIDDVRAAAAPMFEAAAGDRIDTVVLACTHFPLLEQELGAAYPDIFYVDGGAGIARRIAWLTREQAWPAGATPGVMLFTSDVRTPSLAALASYGIGEVKRL from the coding sequence GTGGATCCAGCCTCCCCCATCCTCTTCTTCGATTCCGGCGTCGGCGGGCTTTCCGTGTTGCGGCCGACGCTCGATCTGCTGCCAACCGCGCCGATCGTCTACGCGGCGGACAGCGCCGGCTTCCCCTATGGCAAGCGCAGCGAAGCCGAGATCGCGAGCCGCGTGCCGGCCCTCCTCGGCCGCCTCGTCGAGCGGTTCCAGCCGCGCCTCGCCGTCATCGCCTGCAACACCGCCTCGACCATTGCGCTCGACCATGTCCGCTCGGCGCTCGACGTGCCGGTGGTCGGCACTGTGCCCGCGATCAAGCCTGCGGCCGAGATGTCGAAGAGCCGCGTCATCGGCGTGCTCGGGACCGAAGCGACCGTCCGCCAGCCCTATGTGGACGATCTCGCGGCACAATTTGCGTCCGATTGCACCATCGTCCGCCATGGTTCCCCCGAGCTGGTGGAGCTGGCCGAAGCGAAGCTGGGCGGTGACGAGGTCGGAATCGACGATGTACGCGCAGCCGCCGCGCCGATGTTCGAGGCTGCCGCGGGCGACCGCATCGACACCGTCGTTCTTGCCTGCACTCACTTCCCGCTGCTCGAGCAGGAGCTTGGCGCGGCTTACCCAGACATTTTCTATGTCGACGGCGGGGCAGGAATTGCCCGGCGGATCGCCTGGCTGACCCGTGAGCAGGCGTGGCCTGCCGGTGCCACGCCGGGGGTTATGCTCTTCACCTCCGACGTGCGCACGCCCTCGCTTGCAGCGCTCGCAAGCTACGGTATCGGCGAGGTGAAGCGGCTCTGA
- the hemA gene encoding 5-aminolevulinate synthase: protein MDYERIFKSAIDRLHDEGRYRVFVDILRTKGSFPNAHCFGGNGPKPITVWCSNDYLCMGQHPAVVEAMETALHEVGAGSGGTRNISGNTHYHTELEAELASLHGKEGSLLFTSGYVSNEAALSTLGKLLPGCVIFSDELNHASMIAGIKNSGCEKRVFRHNDLEHLEELLAAEDAAAPKLIAFESVYSMDGDIAPIAAICDLADKYNALTYLDEVHAVGMYGEHGGGISERDAVADRLTIIEGTLGKAFGVMGGYIAADKMIVDCIRSYAPGFIFTTSLSPVLVAGALASVRHLKARDEERKAQQDAAAALKAKFAAAGLPLMDSVTHIVPLLIGCPVKAKRVSDILLAEYGLYVQPINFPTVPRGTERLRFTPGPQHSAEMMDELVGALVEILSREEIRLAA from the coding sequence ATGGACTACGAGCGCATTTTCAAGTCGGCGATCGACCGCCTTCATGACGAGGGACGGTACCGGGTGTTCGTCGACATCCTGCGCACCAAAGGCAGCTTCCCCAACGCGCACTGCTTCGGCGGCAACGGGCCAAAGCCGATCACCGTCTGGTGCTCAAACGACTATCTCTGCATGGGTCAGCATCCGGCGGTCGTCGAAGCGATGGAGACCGCCCTCCACGAGGTCGGCGCGGGGTCCGGGGGCACCCGCAACATCAGCGGCAACACGCATTATCACACCGAGCTCGAAGCGGAGCTCGCAAGCCTTCACGGCAAGGAAGGCTCGCTCCTCTTCACGTCCGGCTACGTGTCGAACGAGGCGGCGCTGTCGACGCTCGGCAAGCTGCTTCCGGGGTGCGTGATCTTCTCCGACGAGCTCAACCACGCCTCGATGATCGCCGGGATCAAGAATTCCGGCTGCGAGAAGCGCGTGTTCCGCCACAACGACCTCGAGCATCTCGAGGAGCTGCTCGCAGCCGAGGACGCCGCCGCGCCCAAGCTGATCGCCTTCGAAAGCGTCTATTCGATGGACGGCGACATCGCGCCGATCGCTGCGATCTGCGATCTCGCCGACAAGTACAACGCTCTCACCTACCTCGATGAAGTGCACGCGGTCGGCATGTACGGCGAACATGGCGGCGGCATTTCCGAGCGCGACGCCGTCGCCGACCGGCTGACCATCATCGAAGGCACGCTCGGCAAGGCGTTCGGCGTGATGGGCGGCTATATCGCTGCCGACAAGATGATCGTCGACTGCATCCGCAGCTACGCGCCGGGCTTCATCTTCACGACGTCGCTATCGCCGGTGCTGGTCGCCGGCGCGCTCGCCAGCGTCCGGCACCTCAAGGCCCGCGACGAGGAGCGGAAGGCGCAGCAGGACGCCGCGGCCGCGCTCAAGGCGAAGTTCGCGGCGGCCGGCCTGCCGCTGATGGACAGCGTCACGCACATCGTGCCGCTGCTGATCGGCTGCCCGGTCAAGGCCAAGCGCGTCAGCGACATCCTCCTCGCCGAATACGGCCTCTACGTTCAGCCGATCAACTTCCCGACCGTCCCGCGCGGCACCGAGCGCCTCCGCTTCACGCCCGGCCCGCAGCACAGCGCCGAGATGATGGACGAGCTCGTCGGCGCGCTGGTCGAGATCCTCAGCCGCGAAGAGATCCGCCTCGCCGCCTAA
- a CDS encoding DUF1579 domain-containing protein, with protein sequence MNTRLAFVLLAAATPLAAQPMQDPAAMMAAEREAMKAFDWTSGEWRGEAVTQTPSGEHRVTHTERSGTLLAGTVRLIEGHAYRADGSTGFNALAMLSYDPAGKKYRMSSHAEGRFGTFEIVPTSDGYVWTVPAGPMTIRYTAHHKDGVWTEIGERVAEGKAPQPFFRMELRKVGPTSWPAAGAVKPR encoded by the coding sequence ATGAACACTCGCCTTGCTTTTGTGCTGCTTGCTGCCGCTACGCCGCTTGCTGCGCAGCCGATGCAGGATCCTGCGGCAATGATGGCCGCCGAGCGCGAAGCGATGAAGGCGTTCGACTGGACGTCGGGCGAATGGCGCGGGGAAGCGGTGACCCAGACCCCGTCCGGGGAGCATCGCGTCACCCATACAGAGCGGAGCGGGACCCTGTTGGCCGGCACCGTGCGACTGATCGAGGGCCATGCCTATCGCGCCGACGGAAGCACCGGCTTCAATGCGCTCGCGATGCTGAGCTACGATCCGGCCGGCAAGAAGTACCGGATGTCGAGCCATGCGGAAGGGCGCTTCGGAACCTTCGAGATCGTGCCGACCTCAGACGGCTACGTATGGACGGTGCCAGCCGGGCCGATGACCATCCGCTACACGGCGCACCATAAGGACGGCGTGTGGACCGAAATCGGCGAGCGCGTGGCCGAGGGCAAAGCGCCGCAGCCCTTCTTTCGCATGGAGCTCAGGAAAGTCGGCCCGACCAGCTGGCCGGCCGCCGGAGCCGTCAAGCCGCGTTAG
- the nrdR gene encoding transcriptional regulator NrdR, which yields MRCPFCAHEDSQVKDSRSTEDGAAIRRRRQCEACGARFTTFERVQLRDLTVVKKNGEREPFDRDKLVRAIGHATRKRDIDAAKIDRLVSGIQRQMETSGDEVTSTRIGEAVMNGLKALDHVAYIRFASIYKDFSDPGDFAEIAGAVREEPAEEKPKASPPDRLL from the coding sequence ATGCGCTGTCCCTTCTGCGCGCACGAAGACAGCCAGGTTAAGGACAGCCGCTCGACGGAGGACGGCGCCGCCATCCGCCGGCGCCGACAGTGCGAGGCATGCGGAGCGCGCTTCACGACCTTCGAGCGTGTCCAACTGCGCGACTTGACGGTCGTGAAGAAGAACGGCGAGCGCGAGCCGTTCGACCGCGACAAGCTGGTCCGTGCGATCGGCCATGCAACCCGCAAGCGCGACATCGATGCTGCGAAGATCGATCGCCTGGTCAGTGGCATTCAGCGGCAGATGGAAACCTCGGGGGATGAAGTCACCTCGACCCGGATCGGCGAAGCGGTGATGAACGGTCTCAAGGCGCTCGATCATGTCGCCTACATCCGCTTCGCAAGCATCTATAAGGACTTCAGCGATCCGGGCGACTTCGCCGAAATCGCCGGCGCTGTCCGCGAAGAGCCGGCGGAGGAGAAGCCCAAAGCTTCACCGCCGGACCGGCTGCTGTGA
- a CDS encoding PDZ domain-containing protein, whose protein sequence is MKYLLMIGVAAAAMASSAGATVNYAIDLTAPEHHTATVTTTFPVTSGPYLDVKMPAWRTGRYTIMNLANGVSQFAATDANGNRLAAEKIDKSTWRIRLAQPTAVRISYELYGNELGSRSRHIDDSHAYLDASAVLMYADQYRGDDVRVALQVPQGWRSFSGMQSPAPQQFVAPNWDVLVDSPIETGVEQATSFTEGGREYQVTVWGEGNYDLQKIAGDLRKIVAQAPSIWGGYPFQKYVFMVHATDGVGGATEHKNSTVIQVPRYIFGPSGRYTAFLSTAAHEFIHTWNVKAYRDAAMVPYDYQRENYSNLLWMHEGSTEYFTGPFLLRAGLVSLNDYLGELADAIGDDQNRPGRHVQSVAGASWDEWISPSDQQRSQNAWVNIYDQGAIASWMLDIALLQQTGGKVSYRDVHRELYKRFGVGTRGFTESDVLAILKDLTGRPWDAWWAANIHAPANPDYAALLQPVGLKLSYPEPSKAWAGWRVSPSDGWMKIDAVQKGSPAWDAGFESGDVLVAANGQRLTESRFKSFLSERKPGDTVSISYFRRDRLMQKVLKIGSSRGSPKIVQVERPTAAQKALFQRWLGVPYGS, encoded by the coding sequence ATGAAATATCTGTTGATGATCGGCGTAGCGGCTGCGGCGATGGCGAGCAGCGCGGGAGCGACGGTCAATTATGCGATCGACCTGACCGCGCCCGAGCACCACACTGCCACGGTGACGACGACCTTCCCGGTGACGTCGGGCCCGTATCTCGATGTGAAAATGCCGGCCTGGCGGACCGGCCGCTACACGATCATGAACCTCGCCAATGGCGTCAGCCAGTTCGCGGCGACGGATGCGAACGGCAACCGCCTCGCGGCGGAGAAGATTGACAAGTCGACCTGGCGCATTCGCTTGGCCCAGCCCACCGCGGTCCGGATCAGCTATGAACTGTACGGCAATGAACTGGGCAGCCGCAGCCGGCACATCGACGACAGCCATGCATATCTCGATGCCTCGGCGGTCCTCATGTACGCGGACCAATATCGCGGCGACGACGTGCGCGTTGCACTCCAGGTGCCGCAGGGGTGGCGCAGCTTTTCGGGCATGCAGTCGCCGGCGCCGCAGCAATTCGTCGCGCCCAATTGGGACGTGCTGGTCGACTCACCGATCGAAACCGGCGTCGAACAGGCGACCAGCTTCACCGAAGGCGGTCGCGAATATCAGGTGACGGTCTGGGGCGAGGGCAATTACGACCTGCAGAAGATCGCCGGTGACTTGAGGAAGATCGTCGCGCAGGCGCCGTCGATCTGGGGCGGGTATCCGTTCCAGAAATATGTTTTCATGGTCCATGCTACCGACGGCGTTGGCGGCGCCACCGAGCACAAGAATTCGACCGTCATCCAGGTACCGCGCTACATCTTCGGCCCGAGCGGTCGCTACACCGCCTTCCTTTCGACCGCGGCGCACGAGTTCATCCACACCTGGAACGTGAAGGCCTACCGCGACGCGGCGATGGTGCCCTACGATTATCAAAGGGAGAATTATTCCAACCTGCTTTGGATGCACGAGGGATCGACCGAATATTTCACCGGTCCGTTCCTGCTCCGCGCCGGGCTCGTCAGCCTCAACGACTATCTGGGCGAGCTCGCCGACGCTATCGGGGACGACCAGAACCGTCCCGGCCGTCATGTCCAGTCGGTCGCCGGCGCTTCCTGGGACGAATGGATCTCTCCCTCGGACCAGCAGCGGTCGCAGAACGCCTGGGTGAACATCTACGACCAGGGCGCCATCGCATCGTGGATGCTCGACATCGCCTTGCTTCAGCAGACCGGCGGCAAGGTGTCGTACCGCGACGTCCATCGTGAGCTCTACAAGCGCTTCGGCGTGGGGACGCGCGGGTTCACGGAAAGCGACGTGCTGGCGATCCTCAAGGACCTGACCGGGCGGCCCTGGGACGCGTGGTGGGCAGCCAACATCCACGCTCCTGCTAATCCTGACTATGCTGCCTTGCTGCAGCCGGTCGGGCTAAAGCTCAGCTATCCCGAGCCGTCCAAGGCATGGGCCGGCTGGCGGGTGAGCCCGTCCGACGGCTGGATGAAAATCGACGCAGTGCAGAAAGGCAGCCCCGCCTGGGATGCCGGGTTCGAGTCCGGCGACGTGCTGGTGGCCGCCAACGGCCAGCGGCTGACCGAATCGCGGTTCAAGAGCTTTCTCTCCGAGCGCAAGCCGGGCGACACGGTCAGCATCAGCTACTTTCGGCGCGACCGGCTAATGCAGAAGGTCCTGAAGATCGGCTCCTCAAGGGGTTCACCAAAGATCGTTCAGGTTGAACGCCCGACTGCCGCACAGAAGGCGCTGTTCCAGCGCTGGCTCGGCGTGCCGTACGGAAGCTAG
- a CDS encoding RNA methyltransferase produces MSSEPNKPVIVLVRPQLGQNIGKAARAMLNFGLTELRLVAPRDGWPNPDAGPAASGADLVLEQAQVFATTEEAIADCSHVFASTVRRRDLVMPVVRPDEMADRITASSERSAILFGAERSGLETEEVALANAIVTVPINPDFGSLNLAQAVILLAYEWSKRSELAVPPAKDLEPPAPHTELEGLIGQLNDELDAKGYFHPPSRTQATKNTLRTIFTKTRWSSREVKAIRGVIRALVGPVRGR; encoded by the coding sequence GTGAGCAGCGAGCCGAACAAGCCCGTCATCGTCCTCGTCCGCCCGCAGCTTGGCCAGAATATCGGCAAGGCGGCGCGGGCGATGCTGAACTTCGGGCTTACGGAGTTGCGTCTGGTGGCGCCTCGCGATGGCTGGCCAAACCCCGACGCCGGCCCCGCAGCGAGCGGCGCCGATCTCGTGCTCGAGCAGGCGCAGGTGTTCGCCACCACCGAAGAGGCGATCGCGGATTGCAGCCACGTCTTTGCCTCGACGGTCCGCCGGCGCGACCTCGTGATGCCCGTTGTCCGCCCGGACGAGATGGCGGACCGCATCACGGCGTCCTCGGAGCGGAGCGCCATCCTTTTCGGCGCCGAGCGGTCAGGCCTCGAGACGGAGGAAGTGGCGCTCGCCAACGCCATCGTGACAGTGCCGATCAATCCGGATTTCGGCTCTCTAAACCTTGCCCAGGCGGTGATCCTGCTCGCCTACGAATGGTCGAAGCGGTCGGAATTGGCGGTGCCTCCCGCCAAGGACCTGGAGCCGCCAGCGCCTCACACGGAACTCGAGGGACTGATCGGGCAGCTCAACGACGAGCTCGACGCCAAAGGCTATTTCCATCCGCCGTCGCGAACGCAGGCAACGAAGAACACGCTGCGCACCATCTTCACCAAGACTCGCTGGTCGTCGCGCGAGGTGAAGGCGATCCGCGGCGTGATCCGTGCGCTGGTTGGCCCGGTGCGCGGCCGCTAG
- the glyA gene encoding serine hydroxymethyltransferase, with amino-acid sequence MASAAELDQDQNYRVPHGFFSSGLSDKDSAVEDAIRDELHREQTQIELIASENIVSKAVLEAQGSVLTNKYAEGYPGRRYYQGCAPSDAVETLAIERAKKLFGCAFANVQPHSGAQANGAVMMALLKPGDTIMGLSLAAGGHLTHGAPPAQSGKWFNAVQYGVREEDHLVDFDEVLALAKEHRPKMIITGGSAYPRHFDFKRFREIADEVGALLMVDMAHFAGLVAAGEHPSPFGIADVVTTTTHKTLRGPRGGMVLTDNEEIAKKVNSAVFPGLQGGPLMHVIAAKAVAFGEALQPEFKAYAKAVIANARMLANRLKERGADLVAGGTDTHLALVDLRPLGVTGKDADESLERAGITCNKNGVPFDPLPPMKTSGIRVGSPAGTTRGFGEAEFRDIADMVADVLDGLKENGLENNGAVEARVNERVRELCARFPIYQG; translated from the coding sequence ATGGCCAGTGCCGCCGAGCTTGATCAGGACCAGAACTACCGCGTGCCGCACGGTTTCTTCAGCAGCGGGCTGAGCGACAAGGACTCCGCCGTCGAGGACGCAATCCGCGACGAGCTGCATCGCGAACAGACCCAGATCGAGCTGATCGCTTCCGAAAATATCGTCAGCAAGGCGGTGCTCGAAGCGCAGGGCTCCGTGCTCACCAACAAATATGCCGAAGGCTATCCGGGGCGCCGTTACTATCAGGGCTGCGCGCCGTCCGACGCCGTCGAGACCCTTGCCATCGAGCGCGCGAAGAAGCTGTTCGGGTGCGCCTTTGCGAACGTCCAGCCGCATTCCGGCGCGCAGGCCAATGGCGCAGTGATGATGGCCCTTCTGAAGCCCGGCGACACGATCATGGGCCTCAGCCTCGCCGCCGGCGGACACCTGACGCACGGCGCGCCGCCCGCGCAGTCTGGCAAATGGTTCAACGCGGTCCAGTACGGCGTTCGCGAAGAGGACCATTTGGTCGACTTCGACGAAGTATTGGCGCTCGCCAAAGAGCACCGGCCCAAAATGATCATCACCGGCGGATCGGCCTATCCGCGCCACTTCGACTTCAAGCGATTCCGCGAGATTGCTGATGAGGTCGGCGCGCTGCTGATGGTCGACATGGCGCATTTCGCGGGCCTGGTCGCGGCAGGCGAGCACCCGTCCCCCTTCGGCATCGCCGACGTCGTCACGACGACGACCCACAAGACGCTGCGCGGCCCTCGCGGTGGCATGGTCCTCACCGACAATGAAGAGATCGCCAAAAAGGTGAACTCGGCCGTGTTCCCCGGCCTCCAGGGCGGTCCGCTGATGCATGTCATCGCCGCCAAGGCGGTGGCCTTCGGCGAAGCGCTGCAGCCGGAGTTCAAGGCTTATGCGAAGGCCGTCATCGCAAACGCGCGCATGCTCGCCAACCGCCTGAAGGAGCGCGGCGCCGACCTCGTTGCCGGCGGCACCGACACGCACCTGGCGCTGGTCGATCTGCGGCCGCTCGGCGTGACCGGAAAGGACGCTGACGAGAGCCTCGAGCGGGCGGGCATCACCTGCAACAAGAACGGCGTGCCATTCGACCCGCTGCCGCCGATGAAGACCAGCGGCATCCGAGTCGGCTCACCCGCCGGTACCACCCGCGGCTTCGGCGAGGCCGAATTCCGCGACATCGCCGACATGGTCGCCGACGTGCTCGACGGGCTCAAGGAGAATGGGCTCGAGAATAACGGCGCCGTGGAAGCCCGGGTGAACGAGCGCGTCCGCGAGCTCTGCGCCCGCTTTCCGATTTACCAGGGCTAG